One Opitutaceae bacterium DNA window includes the following coding sequences:
- the recJ gene encoding single-stranded-DNA-specific exonuclease RecJ produces MLWSYSPCSHETRQHLQDELGVGPVLAELVSRLGLPDIEAARRFLNPRLADLGDPFVITNLAPAAERLSRAIDRDEVITVFGDYDVDGVTSTALLVGILRRFGLVPHFVVPLRLEEGYGLSREAVDRAVDLEHPGLFVALDCGTNSVEVVAYLRSKGVDVLIVDHHRSKEATPDDCLLVNPHVFDEDKTIVRDLCTVGLVFKLVHGLVKLRREQNDPRAFQIQLREYLDLVAMGTVADMVPLVDENRVLARHGLRMLKKTKRPGLRSLMKVSGMKNGVDVRPVDVSFRLAPRINASGRLADASLSVELILNRDPDFCLETAYQLDGFNRERQEIERLITDEAFAQVEARSGEPRGMVVYGDNWHPGVVGIVASRLTRHFHRPCLVLGREGHLAKGSGRSVGGINLIEVLGACSDLLTDWGGHPMAVGVSLPVENVPEFQARFDRAVEVAGEGREVERILEVAAWLELERVNEELLDELDRLHPFGMANPEPIFASREVVFSSRPEVFKQQHFRFALNDSTGRRLSGVAWKMAEHLPPVGPRLDIAYQMAWNHYNGRRTLQLELAAWRPSQS; encoded by the coding sequence ATGCTTTGGTCCTATTCTCCCTGCAGTCACGAGACCAGGCAGCACCTACAGGATGAACTCGGAGTCGGACCGGTTCTGGCCGAATTGGTCAGCCGGTTGGGCCTGCCGGACATCGAAGCCGCCCGCCGCTTTCTGAATCCGCGGCTGGCCGATCTGGGCGACCCCTTTGTCATCACCAATCTGGCACCCGCCGCCGAACGGCTCTCCCGGGCGATCGATCGTGACGAGGTGATCACCGTTTTCGGGGATTACGATGTCGACGGAGTCACCAGCACCGCTCTGCTCGTCGGCATCCTTCGCCGTTTCGGGCTCGTGCCCCATTTTGTGGTGCCGTTGCGCCTGGAGGAAGGCTACGGCCTCAGCCGGGAAGCGGTGGATCGGGCCGTGGATCTCGAACACCCCGGCCTTTTTGTCGCCCTGGATTGCGGCACCAATTCGGTCGAGGTCGTCGCCTATCTGCGGAGCAAAGGGGTCGACGTCCTCATCGTTGATCACCACCGGTCAAAGGAGGCCACGCCTGATGATTGCCTTCTTGTCAATCCGCATGTCTTCGACGAGGACAAGACGATTGTCCGCGACCTCTGCACAGTCGGTCTTGTCTTCAAACTGGTCCACGGGCTGGTCAAGCTCCGTCGTGAGCAGAATGATCCCCGGGCCTTTCAGATCCAGCTTCGCGAATACCTCGACCTCGTCGCCATGGGCACGGTGGCCGACATGGTGCCCCTGGTCGACGAGAACCGGGTGCTCGCCCGTCACGGCCTGCGCATGCTCAAGAAGACGAAACGGCCGGGTCTGCGCAGCCTGATGAAGGTCTCCGGGATGAAGAACGGGGTGGACGTGCGTCCCGTCGATGTTTCCTTCCGACTGGCACCGCGGATCAATGCGAGCGGACGTCTGGCCGATGCTTCACTTTCCGTCGAGTTGATCCTGAACCGGGACCCCGATTTCTGTCTCGAAACGGCTTATCAGCTCGACGGCTTCAACCGGGAACGGCAGGAAATCGAACGCCTGATCACCGATGAAGCCTTTGCCCAGGTGGAGGCCCGCAGCGGTGAGCCCAGGGGGATGGTTGTCTATGGGGACAACTGGCATCCCGGGGTGGTCGGAATCGTGGCCAGCCGCCTGACCCGGCACTTTCACCGGCCCTGCCTTGTTCTCGGACGCGAAGGCCATCTGGCCAAAGGCTCCGGGCGAAGTGTGGGCGGAATCAACCTGATCGAGGTCCTGGGCGCCTGCAGCGATCTGCTGACCGATTGGGGAGGTCACCCCATGGCGGTCGGGGTTTCCCTTCCGGTCGAGAACGTTCCCGAGTTTCAAGCCCGTTTTGATCGCGCCGTCGAGGTGGCCGGCGAGGGCAGGGAGGTCGAGCGCATCCTCGAGGTGGCCGCCTGGCTGGAACTTGAGCGGGTCAACGAGGAATTGCTCGACGAACTCGACCGCCTCCACCCCTTCGGGATGGCCAATCCGGAGCCGATCTTCGCTTCTCGGGAAGTTGTCTTTTCCTCCCGCCCCGAGGTATTCAAGCAACAGCATTTCCGGTTTGCCTTGAACGATTCAACGGGGCGGCGCCTCAGCGGGGTCGCCTGGAAAATGGCGGAACATCTGCCGCCGGTCGGGCCCAGGCTCGATATCGCCTACCAGATGGCCTGGAATCACTACAACGGCCGCCGAACCCTCCAGCTGGAACTGGCCGCCTGGCGCCCGTCCCAGTCCTAA
- the secD gene encoding protein translocase subunit SecD — translation MSGKILWKFIVALVVVGWAVLNLVPVRDTPFATYLEDHTTAAGFDDLLARATESVDSGTYPSLYIALREIANGEQIDLSQFFPEIRLEDSLVNIRKRNALLLDELLRRSKGRLQLGLDLKGGVAFTLQVTEQPGVEAETRQREEDLAKAIEIIGDRVNAFGVSEPVIRPIGNNRIEVQLAGLSTKDNPEVVDNLKKPARLDFRLVHPTATPTGMAGEVAPPGYEVMVLEQERRGQMIEQELFIKRIPEMTGEAISEAYPSVDQYGSYRVLLKFTSKGADRFADVTRTIEENNQRTGRIGQLAIVLDGKLFSAPTVKQEIRGGSAEITGSFTQREAVDLANVLNNPLDLPLEVVEMNEVGPSLAEDAISSGVRAAIIGGSLVVGFMIVYFTIGGFVALITLAVNVTIVLGVLASFGATVTLPGIAGIVLTIGMAVDANILIFERIREELRAGKSLPAAVSGGFDKVFSTIVDANLTTLITSGVMIWLGTGPVKGFGITLAVGVFATVFSALIITRMLLDLLVGRGWIKKLPMLSILNNPNYDFLKFRKPAFTASWIIVLIGIVGVFVKRDTIYGIDFVGGDEIALSFNQRVDAAQIRDAAAAAQLGEVNPLYQSQMGTDLEVLKVQTEIDKGKEVAALLQKTFPDAGFDLIGENTIGASVGREIQFNAFLAIGVSLIGILLYVAFRFEMGYGIGAVVATIHDILLTIGIFVLFDHQFNAPMVAAILLIAGYSINDTIVVFDRIREELTLDPDAPLGKIVNLAINRVLSRSLLTSFTTLLAAFSLLIFGVGVINDIAFTFIIGIITGTFSSVFIASPVFYWWHKGDRRHVEASHDITPKYDWVASSKASK, via the coding sequence ATGTCCGGAAAGATCCTCTGGAAATTCATCGTGGCCCTTGTCGTCGTCGGCTGGGCTGTCCTCAATCTTGTCCCGGTTCGCGACACGCCGTTCGCGACCTACCTTGAGGATCACACCACCGCAGCGGGATTCGACGATCTGCTTGCCCGCGCAACCGAGAGTGTCGATTCGGGCACCTATCCCAGTCTCTACATCGCCCTTCGGGAAATCGCCAACGGCGAACAGATCGATCTCTCCCAGTTCTTTCCCGAGATCCGCCTGGAAGACAGCCTCGTCAATATCCGCAAGCGCAATGCCCTGCTCCTTGATGAACTTCTGCGCCGCTCGAAGGGTCGCCTCCAGTTGGGGCTCGATCTGAAGGGCGGGGTGGCCTTCACCCTGCAGGTGACCGAGCAGCCCGGAGTCGAAGCCGAAACCCGCCAGCGCGAGGAAGACCTGGCGAAGGCGATCGAGATCATCGGCGACCGCGTCAATGCCTTTGGTGTCTCCGAGCCGGTCATCCGCCCGATCGGAAACAACCGGATCGAGGTCCAGCTGGCGGGCCTCTCGACCAAGGACAACCCGGAGGTGGTCGACAATCTCAAGAAGCCGGCCCGGTTGGACTTCCGCCTGGTCCACCCGACGGCGACGCCGACCGGAATGGCTGGTGAGGTGGCTCCCCCCGGCTACGAAGTCATGGTCCTCGAGCAGGAGCGCAGGGGGCAGATGATTGAGCAGGAGCTTTTTATCAAGCGGATCCCGGAAATGACCGGCGAAGCCATCTCAGAGGCTTATCCCTCGGTCGATCAGTACGGAAGCTACCGGGTCCTGCTCAAGTTCACCAGCAAGGGCGCGGATCGCTTTGCCGACGTCACCCGCACGATCGAGGAAAACAACCAGAGGACCGGGCGGATCGGCCAGCTCGCGATCGTGCTTGATGGAAAGCTTTTCTCCGCTCCGACCGTCAAGCAGGAGATCCGTGGTGGCAGCGCCGAAATCACCGGTTCGTTCACTCAGCGCGAAGCGGTCGACCTGGCCAACGTCCTGAACAACCCGCTCGATCTGCCTCTCGAGGTGGTCGAAATGAATGAAGTCGGTCCTTCGCTGGCCGAGGACGCCATTTCAAGCGGTGTCCGCGCCGCCATCATCGGCGGTTCACTCGTGGTCGGGTTCATGATCGTCTATTTCACGATCGGTGGCTTCGTCGCCCTGATCACCCTTGCCGTCAATGTGACCATCGTGCTCGGCGTTCTCGCCAGTTTCGGGGCCACCGTCACCTTGCCGGGCATCGCCGGTATCGTCCTGACCATCGGCATGGCCGTCGACGCCAACATTCTCATTTTTGAGCGCATCCGGGAGGAATTGCGGGCGGGCAAGAGTCTGCCGGCCGCAGTTTCGGGAGGGTTTGACAAAGTCTTTTCGACCATCGTTGACGCCAACCTGACCACCCTGATCACCTCCGGCGTGATGATCTGGTTGGGAACCGGACCGGTCAAGGGCTTCGGCATCACCCTGGCGGTCGGCGTGTTTGCCACGGTCTTCAGCGCGCTGATCATCACCCGCATGCTCCTGGACCTGCTGGTCGGACGCGGATGGATCAAGAAGCTGCCCATGCTGTCCATCCTGAACAACCCGAATTACGATTTCCTGAAGTTTCGGAAGCCCGCCTTCACCGCATCGTGGATTATTGTACTGATCGGGATCGTCGGGGTCTTTGTGAAACGCGACACCATTTACGGCATCGACTTCGTCGGAGGCGACGAGATCGCCCTGTCCTTCAACCAGCGGGTCGATGCCGCTCAGATCCGCGATGCGGCCGCCGCAGCCCAGCTGGGTGAGGTCAACCCGCTCTATCAGAGTCAGATGGGCACCGACCTGGAAGTCCTCAAGGTCCAGACCGAGATCGACAAGGGCAAGGAAGTGGCCGCGCTCCTGCAGAAAACCTTTCCGGATGCCGGTTTCGACCTGATCGGTGAAAACACGATTGGAGCCTCGGTCGGTCGGGAGATCCAGTTCAACGCCTTCCTCGCGATCGGCGTTTCCCTCATCGGCATTCTGCTCTATGTGGCTTTCCGCTTTGAGATGGGCTACGGGATCGGGGCAGTCGTCGCGACCATCCACGATATCCTTCTGACCATCGGAATCTTTGTCCTCTTCGACCACCAGTTCAACGCGCCGATGGTCGCGGCCATTCTCCTCATCGCCGGTTACTCAATCAATGATACCATCGTCGTCTTCGACCGTATCCGCGAAGAGTTGACCCTCGATCCGGACGCGCCGCTCGGCAAGATCGTCAATCTGGCCATCAATCGGGTCTTGTCGCGCTCCTTGCTGACCAGTTTCACGACCCTGCTCGCCGCCTTTTCGCTCCTGATCTTTGGCGTCGGTGTGATTAACGATATCGCCTTCACTTTCATCATCGGCATCATCACCGGCACCTTCTCGTCCGTCTTCATCGCCAGCCCGGTCTTCTACTGGTGGCACAAGGGTGACCGGCGGCACGTCGAAGCGTCGCACGATATCACGCCGAAATACGATTGGGTTGCATCGAGCAAGGCGTCCAAGTAG
- the yajC gene encoding preprotein translocase subunit YajC translates to MQNVSLFDTLAVIFAQQGPGSNAVIGQVLFFGLFFLAMWFLLIAPQRKKQKEHQKMIAALTTGDAVITTGGLHGVITNVKEDRFVVRIAENTKVEIGKGFISTIEKKG, encoded by the coding sequence ATGCAGAACGTAAGCCTCTTTGACACTTTAGCCGTGATCTTCGCACAGCAGGGCCCCGGATCCAATGCCGTAATCGGGCAAGTCCTCTTCTTTGGCCTCTTTTTTCTGGCCATGTGGTTCCTCCTCATCGCCCCCCAGCGCAAGAAGCAGAAGGAGCACCAGAAGATGATCGCGGCCTTGACCACCGGGGATGCCGTGATCACGACCGGTGGGCTCCATGGGGTCATCACGAATGTGAAGGAAGATCGCTTTGTCGTCAGGATCGCGGAAAACACCAAGGTCGAGATCGGAAAGGGCTTCATCAGCACGATCGAAAAGAAAGGCTGA
- the speA gene encoding biosynthetic arginine decarboxylase encodes MKSPNDIPWSPAKSEELYGFRRWGNPHFAVDDTGKVTVDPLADGRPIRILDVIEEARSKGLQAPMVIRFQDLLHQRVVALNNAFINAIRSEGYPGTYRGVFPIKVNQLREVVEEILWAGRKFSYGLEAGSKPELIAALAMHESNDRLLICNGYKDDDYIRLALLGRKLGRKIILVVEQASEIPRIIALSKETGVKPWIGIRAKLNTRGEGKWALSTGDNAKFGLSTTEILAAANQLRKAKLIRSLRLLHFHIGSQVPNIITIKNAVTEAARYYVQLVRMGFPMGYLDVGGGLGIDYDGSRTNFESSMNYSMEEYARDVVFNVRDVCESSDVTPPTIVSESGRAVTAPHSLLVLEVFERISKMQALPELPDPDNPPKVVVDLQRILDEPAHYSRLERFHDALAKKEEAFSLFNLGFLDLAGRALAESIFWRICRQIDKDSSSGYQPEELIRLKQMLSDQYVCNFSVFQSLLDHWALDQLFPIAPLHRLDEKPTVNATLVDITCDSDGKISRFIDLEDVRDYLPLHPLNGQPYYLGVFMVGAYQDIMGDIHNLFGRVSEAHVFLEEDEEDGFYIEETISGNLISEVLQGVQYSTQDLSQRMKKQVNKAIRANLVKPREGVRLTEFFDAQLTSKTYLNINYEREPEPPPVQRRKK; translated from the coding sequence TTGAAGAGTCCAAACGACATCCCCTGGTCCCCGGCGAAATCCGAGGAACTCTATGGATTCCGGCGCTGGGGGAATCCTCACTTCGCGGTCGACGACACCGGGAAGGTGACCGTCGACCCACTGGCGGACGGTCGCCCGATCCGGATTCTCGATGTGATCGAGGAAGCCCGTTCCAAGGGCCTGCAGGCGCCGATGGTCATCCGCTTCCAGGACCTCCTGCACCAGCGGGTGGTCGCCCTGAACAACGCCTTTATCAACGCCATCCGGTCCGAGGGCTACCCCGGGACCTACCGGGGGGTCTTTCCGATCAAGGTCAATCAACTGCGCGAAGTGGTCGAGGAGATCCTCTGGGCCGGCCGCAAGTTCAGTTACGGACTTGAGGCGGGCAGCAAGCCGGAGCTGATCGCCGCCCTCGCCATGCACGAGTCGAATGACCGGCTTCTGATCTGCAATGGCTATAAGGACGACGACTACATCCGGCTGGCCCTGCTGGGCCGAAAACTCGGCCGCAAGATCATCCTGGTCGTCGAACAGGCTTCGGAAATACCTCGAATCATCGCTCTGTCGAAGGAGACCGGGGTCAAGCCGTGGATCGGGATCCGGGCCAAGCTCAACACGCGCGGAGAAGGCAAATGGGCGCTCTCCACCGGCGACAATGCCAAGTTCGGCCTGAGTACCACCGAGATCCTCGCGGCGGCCAACCAGCTCCGAAAGGCCAAGCTGATCCGCAGCCTCCGCCTGCTCCATTTCCATATCGGCTCCCAGGTCCCCAATATCATCACCATCAAGAATGCGGTCACGGAGGCCGCCCGCTACTATGTCCAGCTGGTCCGGATGGGGTTCCCGATGGGCTATCTGGATGTCGGAGGCGGTCTCGGCATTGATTATGACGGGAGCCGGACCAACTTCGAGAGCTCGATGAACTACTCGATGGAGGAGTATGCCCGCGATGTCGTCTTCAACGTCCGCGATGTCTGCGAATCCTCCGACGTGACCCCGCCGACGATCGTCTCGGAAAGCGGCCGAGCGGTCACCGCCCCCCACTCCCTGCTCGTGCTTGAGGTCTTTGAGCGCATCTCAAAGATGCAGGCCCTCCCGGAACTGCCCGATCCCGACAATCCGCCTAAGGTGGTCGTGGACCTGCAGCGCATCCTCGATGAACCGGCCCATTACAGCCGCCTCGAGCGGTTTCACGACGCCCTGGCCAAGAAGGAAGAAGCCTTCTCCCTCTTCAACCTCGGTTTTCTCGATCTGGCCGGCCGTGCCCTGGCCGAGTCGATCTTCTGGCGGATCTGCCGGCAGATCGACAAGGACAGCAGCAGCGGTTACCAGCCGGAGGAATTGATCAGGCTCAAGCAGATGCTCTCGGACCAGTATGTCTGCAATTTCTCGGTCTTCCAGTCGCTCCTTGATCATTGGGCTCTGGATCAGCTCTTCCCCATCGCCCCTCTTCACCGGCTCGACGAAAAGCCGACGGTCAACGCCACCCTCGTGGACATCACCTGCGACAGTGACGGCAAGATCTCACGCTTCATCGACCTCGAAGACGTCCGCGATTACCTGCCCCTCCATCCGCTCAATGGCCAGCCCTACTACCTCGGTGTTTTCATGGTCGGGGCCTACCAGGATATCATGGGGGACATTCACAATCTGTTCGGCCGTGTCAGTGAAGCCCATGTCTTTCTGGAGGAGGACGAGGAGGACGGCTTCTATATCGAGGAGACAATCAGCGGAAATCTCATCTCGGAGGTGCTCCAGGGGGTGCAGTACAGCACGCAGGATCTCAGCCAGCGGATGAAGAAGCAGGTCAACAAGGCGATCCGGGCCAACCTGGTGAAACCGCGGGAGGGAGTCCGCCTGACCGAATTCTTCGACGCCCAGCTGACGAGCAAGACGTACCTGAATATCAACTACGAAAGGGAACCGGAACCTCCTCCGGTTCAACGCCGGAAGAAGTGA
- a CDS encoding PfkB family carbohydrate kinase produces MNGKILTLTTNLLAETTLDFPNWQVGRTHRATGESFQVGGKGINVVRMLARLQAPATALCFPGGQIGHKCEDWLSSTGVDFQAFPTPLDTRIGTVVRTPGQPETTFLGMDCRISPASVRTCCDYLSAQPTGTRLALCGSIQAWDSPLWDPLREELRLWQGHQFLAADTYGPPLRWLAELGLPLIKLNRVEFSTLMGSGQLDPKAVPDALRTAGRDFQVGCWVVSDGSGPLWFMERGGEPESLQPEMIEEISPTGSGDLLFAGILDGLLNRGFGLRQSVALGCRLATASAARPGIADFPDTVIADALK; encoded by the coding sequence GTGAACGGGAAGATCCTCACCCTGACGACCAACCTCCTGGCCGAGACCACCCTCGACTTTCCGAACTGGCAGGTCGGGCGGACCCATCGGGCCACCGGGGAATCATTCCAGGTCGGCGGGAAAGGCATCAACGTCGTCCGGATGCTGGCCCGTCTTCAGGCTCCCGCCACCGCCCTCTGTTTTCCGGGCGGCCAGATCGGCCACAAATGTGAGGACTGGCTGAGTTCCACCGGCGTGGATTTCCAGGCCTTCCCCACCCCGCTCGACACCCGGATCGGCACGGTCGTCCGGACACCGGGACAGCCCGAGACCACCTTTCTGGGAATGGATTGCCGGATTTCTCCGGCCAGCGTCCGGACATGTTGCGATTACCTGTCGGCCCAACCAACCGGCACCCGGCTGGCGCTCTGCGGCAGCATCCAGGCCTGGGACAGTCCCCTCTGGGACCCACTCCGGGAGGAATTGCGCCTCTGGCAGGGGCACCAGTTCCTGGCGGCCGACACCTACGGACCGCCCCTGCGTTGGCTGGCCGAGCTGGGGCTGCCCCTGATCAAGCTCAACCGGGTTGAATTCTCCACCCTCATGGGATCCGGACAGCTGGACCCCAAAGCCGTGCCCGATGCCCTCAGGACCGCCGGCCGCGACTTCCAGGTCGGCTGCTGGGTGGTCAGTGACGGAAGCGGGCCCCTCTGGTTCATGGAACGCGGCGGCGAACCCGAATCCCTTCAGCCTGAAATGATCGAAGAGATCTCGCCGACCGGGTCGGGTGATCTCCTCTTCGCGGGGATTCTCGATGGATTGCTCAACCGTGGCTTCGGCCTGCGTCAATCCGTCGCCCTGGGCTGCCGACTGGCCACGGCAAGCGCCGCCCGTCCCGGCATCGCCGATTTCCCGGACACGGTCATCGCAGACGCGCTGAAATGA
- a CDS encoding NADPH-dependent assimilatory sulfite reductase hemoprotein subunit, which translates to MSSNSEAPKPLHANEAIKANSRNLRGTIAEGLADLSTGGISADDSQLTKFHGLYLQDDRDVRIERRRQKLERAFSFMIRVRVSGGICTPAQYTVIDDLADRYGNGTIRLTTRQAFQMHGILKGNLRPLIREMDEALMNSIGACGDINRNVMCHVHPERSAVHREVYEVSCALAEHLLPRSRAYHEIWLESEKVAGGEPEEEPIYGKTYLPRKFKIGVAIPPSNDVDVYSQDLGLIAIIADGKLSGFNLLIGGGLGMSHGNALTYPKLAQPIGFCRPDQVNAVAEAIVTTQRDHGDRVDRKHARLKYTIEDMGLEVFKQEVERRSGVTLDPSRDFRFGRIADDYGWTRGEDGRWSYIHFIQSGRIAGAAKRAIREVADLGQGDIRLTPSQNLAICGLDDETRGRVESILASHELTGSRGLTGLRLNSMACPALPTCGLALAESERQLPEFLNALDAVLVANGLENDPISIRSTGCPNGCARPYLAEIGLVGKAPGKYNLYLGADYLGARLNTEVAVALTPAEIIERLSGLLKRYAEERTSGERFGDFCHRVGAVAPAA; encoded by the coding sequence ATGAGTTCCAACAGCGAAGCGCCCAAGCCATTGCACGCCAACGAGGCCATCAAGGCCAACAGTCGCAACCTCCGCGGTACCATTGCGGAGGGATTGGCCGATCTGTCGACGGGCGGGATCAGCGCCGATGATTCGCAACTGACGAAATTCCACGGTCTTTATCTTCAGGACGACCGGGATGTCCGGATCGAGCGGCGGCGTCAGAAGCTTGAGCGCGCGTTTTCCTTTATGATCCGGGTCCGGGTTTCCGGAGGCATCTGCACACCGGCCCAATATACGGTCATCGACGACCTCGCCGACCGCTACGGCAACGGCACCATCCGGTTGACCACGCGACAGGCATTTCAGATGCACGGCATCCTCAAGGGCAATCTTCGCCCGTTGATCCGGGAGATGGACGAGGCGCTGATGAACTCGATCGGGGCCTGCGGCGATATCAATCGAAACGTGATGTGCCACGTCCATCCCGAGCGGTCCGCCGTACATCGGGAAGTCTATGAGGTTTCCTGCGCCTTGGCCGAGCATCTGCTTCCACGGTCGAGGGCCTATCATGAGATCTGGCTGGAGAGTGAAAAGGTCGCCGGCGGCGAACCCGAGGAGGAACCGATCTACGGCAAGACCTATCTGCCGCGGAAATTCAAGATCGGCGTGGCCATTCCGCCGAGCAACGATGTCGATGTCTATTCCCAGGATCTCGGGCTTATCGCGATTATCGCTGATGGAAAACTGAGCGGCTTCAATCTGCTGATCGGCGGCGGCCTTGGCATGAGTCACGGCAACGCATTGACCTACCCGAAGCTGGCGCAGCCCATCGGCTTCTGCCGGCCCGATCAGGTTAACGCCGTCGCCGAGGCCATCGTCACCACCCAGCGGGATCACGGTGACCGGGTGGACCGCAAGCACGCCCGTCTCAAGTACACGATCGAGGACATGGGACTCGAGGTCTTCAAGCAGGAGGTCGAGAGGCGTTCAGGCGTCACCCTGGACCCTTCGCGGGACTTCAGGTTCGGGCGGATTGCCGATGACTACGGGTGGACTCGGGGCGAGGACGGTCGTTGGTCCTACATTCACTTCATCCAGAGCGGACGGATCGCCGGGGCGGCCAAACGGGCCATTCGAGAGGTGGCCGACCTCGGTCAGGGCGACATCCGCCTCACCCCGAGCCAGAATCTCGCCATCTGCGGACTCGATGATGAAACCAGGGGCAGGGTCGAGTCCATCCTGGCGTCGCACGAGCTCACCGGAAGCCGTGGGTTGACGGGGCTCCGGCTCAATTCGATGGCCTGCCCGGCTCTTCCGACATGTGGGTTGGCCCTGGCTGAGAGTGAGCGCCAGTTGCCCGAATTCCTCAACGCTCTCGACGCGGTTCTGGTCGCAAACGGTCTGGAGAACGATCCGATCAGCATCCGCTCTACGGGTTGCCCGAATGGATGTGCGCGGCCTTACCTCGCCGAGATCGGCCTCGTCGGCAAGGCACCGGGGAAATACAACCTTTACCTTGGTGCCGATTACCTCGGCGCCCGCTTGAACACGGAGGTGGCGGTTGCGCTCACCCCGGCGGAAATCATCGAGAGACTTTCCGGACTGCTCAAACGCTACGCGGAGGAGCGGACCAGCGGCGAGCGTTTTGGCGATTTCTGTCACCGCGTCGGCGCGGTGGCCCCGGCCGCCTGA